A window of Paenibacillus polygoni contains these coding sequences:
- a CDS encoding serine hydrolase domain-containing protein — translation MNYSSSGFDPIYHFIEQNVINKKWPSAVFGITNRDEILDLRSYGTYEDGREMNSKTIFPVFSITKPMIGLAIMQLWEKGLLHPGQLVSKILPEFAEHGKDKLALWHLLTHTGGLDQRYLMECAQGKHAPDGLLHPHLYKALAESHLESALGQKVSYNNAAFTVLAEIIERVSGMTYEEYLHRHIFEPLGMKDTNFGGVEQEQSRLAPIAGAEAMESHMDSFVAAKIPFGGLFSTADDLLLFAKSMLRQTETQEGSFLIKPATFKQMITPQTLHIEEVDSDYGFVWKTPVRHKGFIERDIYGHNGMGGCMVWMYPKQDVAFVLMTAALGKPVDNIHIHNVFSSTL, via the coding sequence GTGAATTATTCATCTTCTGGATTCGATCCTATTTATCATTTTATAGAGCAAAATGTAATCAATAAGAAATGGCCTTCCGCTGTATTTGGCATTACGAACCGCGATGAAATTCTCGATCTTCGCTCTTATGGCACTTATGAAGATGGAAGAGAAATGAATAGCAAGACGATATTTCCTGTATTCTCTATAACAAAGCCGATGATTGGACTTGCCATTATGCAGCTCTGGGAGAAGGGCTTACTTCATCCAGGGCAATTAGTAAGCAAAATTCTACCGGAATTTGCAGAACACGGAAAAGATAAACTTGCGTTATGGCATCTGCTTACTCATACAGGTGGACTCGACCAACGTTATTTGATGGAATGTGCTCAGGGCAAGCATGCTCCTGACGGCTTACTCCATCCTCATCTATATAAAGCACTTGCGGAGAGTCACTTAGAGTCTGCTCTCGGACAGAAAGTCAGCTATAACAATGCGGCTTTTACGGTACTCGCTGAAATTATTGAACGGGTAAGCGGCATGACATATGAAGAATATCTACACAGACATATTTTTGAACCGCTTGGAATGAAAGATACGAATTTCGGCGGGGTAGAGCAGGAACAATCGAGATTAGCACCTATAGCGGGAGCAGAAGCGATGGAAAGTCATATGGATTCATTTGTTGCGGCTAAAATTCCATTTGGCGGTCTATTCAGCACAGCAGACGACCTGCTCCTTTTCGCTAAATCCATGTTAAGACAAACGGAAACCCAAGAAGGCAGTTTCTTAATTAAGCCTGCGACTTTTAAACAAATGATCACACCTCAAACACTGCATATCGAAGAGGTCGATTCCGATTATGGTTTCGTATGGAAGACTCCAGTCCGCCATAAAGGATTTATAGAGCGTGATATTTATGGTCATAATGGAATGGGTGGATGTATGGTTTGGATGTATCCAAAACAAGATGTTGCTTTTGTACTCATGACAGCTGCATTAGGCAAGCCGGTTGATAACATTCACATCCATAATGTGTTCTCTTCGACTTTATAA
- a CDS encoding urease subunit beta produces the protein MIPGQIFLKEEEIICNADKTPSKIKVKNTGDRPVQVGSHFHFFEVNEALEFNREEGFGMHLNIPAGAAVRFEPGDEKVVEVVPFGGERRVYGFNNKTDGSVEGGVK, from the coding sequence ATGATACCGGGACAAATTTTTTTGAAAGAAGAAGAGATTATCTGTAACGCTGACAAAACACCTTCTAAAATCAAAGTGAAAAATACAGGCGACCGTCCAGTTCAAGTCGGATCTCATTTTCATTTTTTTGAAGTGAACGAAGCACTTGAATTCAATCGCGAAGAAGGTTTTGGTATGCATCTTAACATCCCAGCAGGAGCAGCGGTCCGTTTTGAACCAGGGGATGAAAAAGTTGTAGAAGTCGTTCCTTTTGGCGGAGAACGCCGTGTGTATGGATTTAATAACAAAACGGATGGATCCGTGGAAGGTGGGGTTAAATAA
- the ureC gene encoding urease subunit alpha, with amino-acid sequence MSFRMPRTQYSQMYGPTTGDSIRLADTDLIIQIEKDFTSYGDEVVFGGGKVIRDGMGQHPLVTRGEGIPDVVITNAIILDYTGIYKADIGIRDGKISGIGNAGNPLVMDNVDIVIGASTEIIAGEGMIVTAGGIDTHVHFINPAQIETALSSGLTTLIGGGTGPAAGSKATTVTPGEWNMHRMLEAAEGMPINVGFTGKGQAAAEEPLAEQVRAGAIGLKVHEDWGATASALDHALTVADKYDVQVAVHADTLNEGGFMENTMAAIKDRVIHMYHTEGAGGGHAPDLIKSASYMNVLPSSTNPTLPYTVNTIDEHLDMLMVCHHLNPSIPEDLAFADSRIRRETIAAEDILQDMGVFSMVSSDAQAMGRIGEVILRTWQTADKMKKQRGSLQGDTAMSDNNRAKRFVAKYTINPAITHGISEYVGSIEVGKMADLVIWSPAFFGVKPEMIIKNGMVVQSLMGDANASIPTPQPVIYRPMYAQYGKALSSTSATFISQAAYDLKVHEKLGLEKIILPVHGIRNLTKKDMKLNSETPEITVDPQTYEVRVNGELITCEPVDRVSMGQRYFLF; translated from the coding sequence ATGAGTTTTCGTATGCCAAGAACTCAGTATTCTCAAATGTATGGACCAACAACAGGAGATTCAATACGTCTTGCGGATACAGATTTAATTATTCAGATTGAAAAAGATTTTACATCATATGGGGATGAAGTCGTATTCGGCGGCGGTAAAGTCATCCGTGATGGAATGGGGCAGCACCCGCTCGTAACACGCGGAGAAGGAATTCCTGACGTAGTTATTACTAATGCAATTATTCTGGATTACACGGGTATTTATAAAGCAGATATCGGAATCAGAGACGGAAAAATTTCCGGAATCGGAAACGCAGGAAATCCGCTCGTTATGGATAATGTGGACATCGTGATCGGAGCTTCCACTGAAATTATTGCCGGTGAAGGAATGATCGTGACGGCTGGGGGAATCGATACGCATGTTCACTTTATCAACCCTGCACAGATCGAAACTGCTTTATCCTCTGGTCTAACTACGCTGATTGGCGGAGGTACAGGACCTGCTGCAGGTTCAAAAGCAACGACGGTTACTCCTGGGGAATGGAACATGCATCGTATGCTGGAAGCAGCAGAAGGCATGCCTATCAATGTAGGTTTCACAGGTAAAGGACAAGCTGCTGCAGAAGAACCTCTAGCAGAACAAGTGCGCGCAGGTGCGATTGGTCTGAAAGTTCACGAAGACTGGGGCGCTACGGCATCAGCTCTTGATCATGCACTGACAGTTGCAGATAAATACGATGTCCAAGTAGCAGTTCACGCGGATACCTTAAATGAAGGTGGTTTCATGGAAAACACGATGGCTGCCATTAAAGACCGCGTTATTCATATGTATCATACGGAAGGTGCAGGCGGAGGACATGCTCCCGATTTGATTAAGTCGGCCAGCTACATGAATGTTCTTCCATCATCTACGAATCCAACATTACCTTATACAGTGAATACCATTGATGAACATCTAGATATGCTGATGGTATGTCACCATTTGAATCCATCGATCCCTGAGGATCTTGCTTTTGCCGATTCCCGGATTCGCCGTGAAACGATTGCTGCCGAAGATATCCTGCAAGACATGGGTGTGTTCAGTATGGTCAGCTCCGATGCTCAAGCTATGGGCCGTATTGGCGAAGTTATCCTTCGTACATGGCAGACTGCTGACAAAATGAAAAAACAACGGGGTTCACTTCAAGGCGACACTGCAATGTCGGATAATAACCGTGCAAAACGATTTGTTGCTAAATATACGATTAACCCAGCGATTACTCACGGGATCTCCGAATATGTAGGTTCTATTGAAGTAGGAAAAATGGCCGATCTCGTTATTTGGTCTCCAGCCTTCTTTGGCGTGAAACCTGAAATGATCATCAAAAATGGTATGGTTGTTCAAAGCTTGATGGGTGACGCAAATGCTTCCATTCCTACACCGCAGCCGGTCATTTATCGTCCGATGTATGCACAGTATGGAAAAGCACTTTCCAGCACATCTGCAACCTTTATCTCACAAGCCGCTTACGACCTGAAGGTTCACGAGAAATTAGGATTGGAAAAAATCATTCTTCCTGTACACGGCATTCGTAATCTTACAAAGAAAGATATGAAATTAAATTCCGAAACGCCGGAAATTACGGTTGACCCGCAAACGTACGAGGTAAGAGTTAATGGAGAACTAATTACATGTGAACCTGTTGATCGCGTGTCTATGGGTCAGCGCTATTTCTTATTCTGA
- the ureE gene encoding urease accessory protein UreE, with the protein MIIEKVVTNIENLSKEEIEKHHIEKVYLDSSDLVKRIQRVKTDHGKEIGIRLKEQRDLIAGDILYMDEKDIIMIDVTSDDLIVIRPRSLNEMGTIAHQLGNRHLPAQFEGDEMLVQYDYLVEELLNQLEIPYEREERKVKQAFRHIGHSHG; encoded by the coding sequence TTGATTATTGAAAAAGTTGTAACAAATATAGAAAACTTATCTAAAGAAGAAATAGAGAAACACCATATTGAGAAGGTATATCTTGATAGTTCTGATCTAGTAAAACGAATCCAACGTGTCAAAACAGATCATGGTAAAGAAATTGGTATTCGCTTGAAAGAACAGCGCGATCTGATTGCCGGAGATATTCTCTATATGGATGAGAAAGACATCATTATGATTGATGTCACTTCCGATGATCTCATTGTCATTCGTCCGCGCAGCTTGAATGAAATGGGAACGATTGCCCATCAATTAGGAAATCGCCATCTTCCAGCCCAATTTGAAGGTGATGAAATGCTTGTTCAGTATGATTATCTTGTTGAAGAGTTATTAAATCAGCTGGAAATCCCTTATGAGCGGGAAGAAAGAAAAGTGAAACAAGCATTCCGCCATATCGGACATAGTCATGGATAA
- a CDS encoding S-layer homology domain-containing protein encodes MSLLKTKNRWMAITAALWIMFCFIPAGSLSAASEVKNTNKVAGDNLPMIRLVPSVYEAKVGDTIEVAIWLQGFTGDYSRVQGYEIHMDYDAALLEPDSGTKKLSPQVFKKTSNPMSLVNKIDPKGSIQISEAITSQDAKLFTGYGKAGTISFHALKAGTVTLKQTKSIIIQPDNPGLNMKHQISEPTITIREGGTAADQVSEKIKTVGDVPVKKISQPTSAQTLAGFKDQGAITKLKWAQDSIIKLASSEVLQGTNEGNFEPLRDMTRAEFAKSAVVALGLDMKQQIAPTFSDVKTSDWYYDYVETAGAYGLIQGREDKQGDLHFHPNAPITRAEIAAVLARQVKNSGKGMTIDNKNPFTDIPSHWAKEDIIYLYGNKLIQGKTATAFKPGEKASRAEVSVLLERVIQTVK; translated from the coding sequence ATGAGTCTATTGAAGACAAAGAACAGATGGATGGCTATTACAGCTGCACTTTGGATCATGTTCTGCTTTATTCCAGCGGGTTCGCTGTCCGCAGCTTCAGAGGTGAAGAATACGAATAAGGTCGCAGGTGACAATCTGCCGATGATTCGTCTGGTGCCTTCGGTATATGAGGCTAAGGTGGGGGATACGATTGAGGTTGCGATATGGCTGCAAGGATTTACCGGTGACTACAGCCGTGTTCAAGGATATGAAATTCATATGGATTATGACGCAGCACTGCTAGAACCAGACTCAGGTACTAAGAAACTATCTCCGCAGGTTTTCAAGAAAACAAGCAATCCGATGAGTCTTGTTAATAAAATTGATCCTAAAGGAAGCATACAGATCTCAGAAGCGATTACTTCGCAGGATGCTAAACTTTTTACCGGATATGGAAAAGCAGGAACCATTTCATTCCATGCATTAAAAGCAGGGACGGTCACATTAAAACAAACGAAGTCTATTATTATTCAGCCGGACAACCCAGGTCTAAACATGAAACACCAAATAAGTGAGCCAACGATTACGATTCGTGAGGGGGGTACAGCAGCGGATCAAGTGAGCGAGAAGATAAAGACCGTAGGGGATGTACCTGTAAAAAAAATAAGTCAGCCTACCTCGGCCCAAACCCTCGCAGGCTTTAAAGATCAAGGAGCAATAACGAAACTAAAGTGGGCACAGGATTCGATTATCAAGCTTGCGTCAAGCGAGGTTCTGCAAGGCACAAATGAAGGCAATTTCGAACCGCTTCGAGATATGACAAGAGCTGAATTTGCCAAATCAGCAGTCGTGGCACTCGGGCTTGATATGAAACAGCAGATAGCGCCCACTTTTTCAGATGTCAAAACCTCAGATTGGTACTACGACTATGTGGAAACAGCAGGAGCATATGGGCTGATTCAAGGTAGAGAAGATAAACAAGGAGATCTTCATTTTCATCCAAATGCACCGATTACAAGAGCGGAGATTGCCGCTGTTTTAGCCAGACAAGTAAAGAACAGTGGTAAGGGAATGACAATTGACAATAAGAATCCATTCACGGATATTCCGTCCCACTGGGCAAAAGAAGATATCATTTATCTCTATGGAAACAAACTGATACAAGGCAAGACAGCAACCGCGTTTAAACCAGGGGAAAAGGCCAGTCGTGCCGAAGTAAGTGTACTGCTTGAACGTGTTATACAAACCGTAAAATAA
- a CDS encoding urea transporter, whose translation MHSDIQKSVYKDTISPLISAVFKGVSQVIFIENAFTGLLITIAIMFSSVSLGIIALLSSLIAVLVGKLGGANRTLINQGLLGYNSVLAGVAISLNLQGGTRFVIAMAGAVVAALFTCAIMQLMEHLNVPALTFPFIILTWFLLLASYRLGVFRLNPNLTPQDLSHLDLHFEGTMNWIEGTVSGVGQVFFQDTFWSGILILIGIFWAGWKLGLYAVLGSVVAMLTAYFLGAEVSMLNSGLYGFNAVLTMLAVGVVFDAKSRFAPITGIIAAIVSVPVTASVTTWMMPYGLPTLTMPFVLSTWLFLAARKALPNI comes from the coding sequence ATGCATTCAGATATTCAGAAGTCAGTTTATAAGGATACGATTTCTCCCCTAATCTCTGCTGTTTTCAAAGGAGTATCCCAAGTTATTTTTATTGAAAATGCATTTACAGGGCTCCTTATTACCATAGCAATCATGTTTTCTTCTGTATCGCTTGGTATCATTGCCTTACTATCTTCTCTCATTGCTGTGCTGGTTGGGAAACTCGGAGGAGCGAATCGAACGCTCATTAACCAGGGACTGCTCGGGTATAACTCTGTGTTAGCCGGCGTCGCCATCTCTCTCAATCTGCAAGGCGGCACTCGTTTTGTTATTGCGATGGCTGGAGCTGTTGTTGCTGCTCTATTCACTTGTGCGATTATGCAGTTAATGGAGCATCTAAACGTACCTGCACTTACGTTTCCTTTTATTATTTTGACTTGGTTTCTACTGCTTGCGTCCTATCGCCTTGGTGTGTTCCGGTTGAATCCTAACCTTACTCCTCAGGATTTGTCTCATCTCGATCTCCATTTTGAGGGTACGATGAATTGGATCGAGGGAACGGTCTCCGGGGTTGGACAAGTTTTCTTCCAAGACACCTTCTGGTCCGGAATTTTGATTTTGATCGGGATATTTTGGGCTGGTTGGAAACTGGGACTTTATGCTGTCCTTGGTTCCGTTGTTGCCATGTTAACAGCTTACTTTTTAGGGGCAGAAGTCTCCATGCTCAATTCAGGACTTTATGGATTTAATGCTGTATTAACGATGTTAGCTGTTGGGGTTGTTTTTGATGCAAAAAGTCGCTTTGCACCCATCACTGGTATTATTGCGGCGATTGTATCCGTACCTGTTACCGCAAGTGTAACTACTTGGATGATGCCGTACGGCCTTCCAACTTTGACGATGCCTTTTGTTCTATCCACTTGGCTATTTCTTGCCGCTAGAAAAGCGCTCCCTAACATTTAG
- the ureG gene encoding urease accessory protein UreG, translated as MEPIKIGVGGPVGAGKTMLVEKLTRHMADEISMAVVTNDIYTKEDAKFLMQNGVLPVDRIIGVETGGCPHTAIREDASMNFAAIDELKEKHPDVELIFVESGGDNLAATFSPELVDFSIYIIDVAQGEKIPRKGGQGMIKSDLFIINKTDLAPYVGASLEVMESDTKVFRGNKPFVFTNLKDNKGLDEVIDWIKNNAFLKGLE; from the coding sequence ATGGAACCAATCAAAATTGGAGTTGGCGGACCTGTTGGAGCAGGTAAAACAATGCTTGTTGAGAAATTGACTCGTCATATGGCAGACGAAATTAGTATGGCTGTCGTAACAAACGATATCTATACTAAGGAAGATGCTAAATTCTTGATGCAAAATGGAGTTTTGCCGGTAGATCGCATTATCGGTGTTGAAACAGGCGGATGTCCACATACAGCGATTCGTGAAGATGCTTCTATGAACTTTGCTGCTATTGACGAATTGAAAGAGAAACATCCTGATGTTGAGCTTATTTTCGTAGAAAGCGGCGGCGATAATCTAGCTGCGACATTCAGCCCTGAACTCGTTGATTTCTCCATCTATATTATTGACGTAGCACAAGGTGAGAAAATTCCGCGTAAAGGCGGACAAGGGATGATCAAATCTGATTTGTTCATTATCAATAAAACCGACTTGGCACCATATGTGGGCGCGAGCCTTGAAGTAATGGAATCTGATACTAAAGTTTTCCGTGGAAACAAACCATTCGTATTTACGAACCTAAAGGATAACAAAGGGCTTGATGAAGTCATTGACTGGATTAAAAACAATGCATTCTTAAAGGGATTAGAATAG
- a CDS encoding class I SAM-dependent methyltransferase, which produces MNQISRNRASMPAGTSVIVNQRSLEASNRRLAALLQAGMSVLDVGCASGAITRGIAERVGMDGKVTGIDVSERLIQEAKEHSDYLTNLEFEVADIYNLPYENTYDVITAARVLQWLSEPQKALEQMIGAVKPGGTLLVLDYNHEKIEWSPAPPDAFLHFYSAFLKWRQDSGMSNDIADQLVSCFEEAGLEHVIEDEQHEKTSRGDLDFENRIAIWAEVAESRGKQLVSDGYLTEEERMEAAVSYRTWAAQKATGMKMYLLAVEGKKPEQM; this is translated from the coding sequence ATGAACCAAATATCACGTAACCGGGCATCCATGCCGGCAGGGACTTCCGTTATTGTCAATCAGCGATCTCTCGAAGCATCAAACCGAAGACTTGCGGCACTCCTGCAAGCAGGGATGTCTGTACTTGATGTAGGCTGTGCCAGCGGTGCGATTACAAGGGGCATTGCGGAAAGGGTAGGAATGGACGGGAAGGTTACCGGTATCGATGTAAGCGAACGTTTGATACAAGAAGCAAAAGAACATTCCGATTACTTAACGAATCTTGAATTTGAAGTGGCTGATATTTACAATCTGCCTTATGAAAATACATATGATGTCATCACGGCTGCGCGTGTCCTGCAGTGGCTGTCGGAACCGCAGAAAGCGCTGGAGCAAATGATTGGTGCGGTAAAACCTGGCGGAACGCTGCTTGTTCTGGATTATAATCATGAAAAAATAGAATGGTCACCCGCACCGCCGGACGCCTTTTTACACTTTTATTCTGCGTTCCTGAAGTGGAGACAGGACAGCGGTATGTCAAATGATATTGCAGATCAGCTGGTTTCCTGTTTTGAAGAGGCAGGACTTGAACACGTAATAGAAGATGAACAGCATGAAAAAACATCAAGAGGGGACCTAGATTTTGAGAACAGAATCGCAATATGGGCCGAAGTAGCAGAAAGCCGGGGCAAACAACTGGTATCTGACGGTTATCTTACGGAAGAGGAACGAATGGAAGCGGCCGTTTCTTATCGTACATGGGCAGCGCAAAAAGCGACGGGAATGAAGATGTATTTGCTTGCCGTAGAAGGCAAGAAACCTGAGCAGATGTAA
- a CDS encoding urease accessory protein UreD gives MEDWTGILRLDAEERHGKTVAKNVYFQGAFKVMRPIYHDQSGQPCYYILNPGGGFLDGDRYQMKVSLAEQARMTLTTQSATKIYRTPNKPAYHETEFTLKKGSYLEYITDPLIGYQDAKYVQKTVVRMEKGSTFLYSDIITSGWSPEGTQFSYDLLQLMTEIYIDDELAVYDHIKLNPSSQNISSLGYMEGYTHLGSMMLIGEQADNELLDRLYQAIHEDTKEYNIGLSLLPVTGILIRILANSTQTIERIQTECHRVISQELFNSSPSFLRKY, from the coding sequence ATGGAAGACTGGACAGGGATTCTGCGATTAGATGCGGAAGAAAGACACGGAAAAACTGTCGCAAAAAATGTGTATTTCCAAGGTGCTTTCAAAGTAATGCGTCCGATTTACCATGATCAATCGGGACAGCCGTGCTATTACATTCTGAACCCAGGCGGCGGATTCCTAGACGGTGACCGCTATCAGATGAAAGTATCGCTGGCGGAACAAGCCCGAATGACTTTAACTACCCAATCGGCTACTAAAATATATAGAACTCCGAATAAACCTGCCTATCATGAGACAGAATTCACGCTTAAAAAGGGCAGCTATCTTGAATATATTACGGATCCGCTGATTGGTTATCAGGATGCTAAGTATGTTCAAAAAACAGTAGTACGAATGGAGAAAGGTTCTACTTTTCTCTACTCCGATATCATTACTTCGGGATGGTCTCCAGAAGGAACTCAGTTTAGTTATGATCTGCTTCAGTTGATGACTGAGATCTATATAGATGATGAACTCGCTGTATATGATCATATTAAGTTGAATCCTTCTTCACAGAACATTTCTTCTCTTGGTTACATGGAAGGTTATACGCATCTTGGTTCTATGATGTTGATTGGAGAACAAGCGGATAATGAACTTTTGGATCGGCTATATCAAGCAATACACGAAGATACAAAAGAATATAATATTGGATTATCGTTATTGCCAGTCACAGGGATCTTGATTCGTATCTTAGCTAATTCAACACAGACGATAGAAAGAATTCAAACCGAGTGTCATCGTGTAATTAGCCAAGAACTTTTTAACAGTTCACCTTCGTTTTTAAGAAAATACTAA
- a CDS encoding HPr family phosphocarrier protein, translating to MRVHEFTVHSNIDRFELIQISNLASRFISQIVLSYVDKDEHEHIIDVKSLLGMIFQPIIPGTRLRLSTKGKDELEALEAMLEQFNKYNYK from the coding sequence GTGAGAGTGCATGAATTCACAGTTCATTCGAATATTGATCGGTTTGAATTAATTCAAATCTCGAACTTGGCTTCCCGATTTATATCTCAGATTGTTCTCTCCTATGTAGATAAAGATGAGCACGAACATATCATAGATGTGAAAAGCTTGCTCGGGATGATCTTTCAACCGATTATACCTGGAACCCGTCTTCGCCTGTCCACAAAAGGAAAAGATGAACTAGAAGCGCTCGAAGCCATGCTGGAACAGTTCAACAAATACAATTATAAGTAA
- a CDS encoding urease accessory protein UreF, whose translation MDKNTLSLFQLCDSNFPTGAFSHSYGLESYIQEDLVYNEQTFSEWLHVYLYEQLVHTDGLASRIVYEALEEENLEAVWKMDRLLSVQNLPRETREGTKKMGDRMLNLVGSMYEVPVLTSYREQIKTKKCFGHPAIVFTMIGHHLGVSKSTTTLYYLYSILSSLVQNAVRAIPLGQTAGQKVIQQFQGDLIEATEKIMLMDEHDFGIISPGLELSQMKHERVNIRIFMS comes from the coding sequence ATGGATAAAAACACGCTTTCCTTATTTCAACTGTGTGATTCCAATTTTCCAACAGGAGCTTTCAGTCATTCCTATGGTCTAGAGAGCTATATCCAGGAAGATCTTGTGTATAATGAGCAAACCTTCTCTGAATGGTTACATGTATACTTATATGAACAGCTTGTCCATACGGATGGGCTGGCTTCTCGTATCGTGTACGAAGCTTTAGAGGAAGAGAACTTGGAAGCTGTGTGGAAAATGGATCGGCTGTTGTCTGTACAAAACTTACCGCGTGAGACAAGAGAAGGTACGAAAAAGATGGGCGATCGTATGTTAAATCTTGTTGGATCCATGTATGAAGTGCCGGTTCTTACAAGTTATCGGGAGCAGATCAAAACAAAGAAATGCTTCGGGCATCCAGCCATCGTCTTTACGATGATTGGGCATCATCTCGGTGTTTCCAAATCAACAACCACTTTATATTATTTGTATTCGATTCTATCAAGTCTTGTTCAAAATGCTGTGCGTGCGATTCCTTTAGGGCAGACGGCTGGCCAAAAAGTCATACAGCAGTTTCAAGGTGATTTGATAGAGGCTACGGAGAAAATTATGTTAATGGATGAACATGATTTTGGCATTATTTCTCCAGGACTTGAGTTATCACAAATGAAGCATGAACGTGTTAATATTCGTATCTTTATGTCATAA
- a CDS encoding PadR family transcriptional regulator, translated as MNTLGYAILSVLSKRPSSGYELASCLDLLWPAKHSQIYPVLTKMEQKGLLSFEHIEQIGKPNKKIYSITEKGRKTLESWIHEPASNQIIRDDFLIKVYAIWLKDEENAKKLIQDRLDKLNEQVSLQVKEIEEINQEQTKTTSKKFGKYILLCRSHMLNKEEISWCHWVLGLLKSSHISKLLLGVFGSAALYKILQNLKLIMEYGEI; from the coding sequence ATGAATACTCTTGGTTATGCGATTTTGAGCGTATTAAGTAAAAGACCCAGCTCAGGATATGAATTGGCTTCTTGTCTAGATTTGTTGTGGCCGGCGAAACACAGCCAGATTTATCCCGTTCTCACCAAAATGGAACAGAAAGGTTTACTGTCCTTTGAACATATCGAACAAATTGGGAAGCCAAACAAAAAAATATACTCGATAACTGAGAAAGGAAGAAAAACGTTAGAATCTTGGATCCATGAACCGGCAAGCAACCAAATCATTCGAGATGATTTTTTAATTAAAGTATATGCAATTTGGCTTAAGGATGAGGAAAACGCCAAAAAATTAATCCAAGATCGGTTGGATAAATTAAATGAACAAGTATCTTTGCAAGTGAAAGAGATAGAAGAAATAAATCAAGAACAGACCAAGACTACATCGAAGAAATTTGGAAAATATATTCTCCTCTGCAGAAGTCATATGTTAAATAAAGAAGAAATTTCGTGGTGTCATTGGGTGCTCGGTTTATTAAAAAGTTCCCACATCAGCAAGCTGCTGCTCGGAGTATTCGGTTCGGCTGCGCTTTATAAAATATTGCAGAATCTTAAGCTCATAATGGAGTACGGTGAAATATAA
- a CDS encoding urease subunit gamma — protein MQLLPREIDKLLIVVAADLAKRRKERGLKLNHPEAIAYITYEVLEGARDGKTVAELMEFGATILTREDVMEGIPEMIHDIQVEATFPDGTKLVTIHSPIR, from the coding sequence ATGCAATTATTGCCGCGTGAGATTGACAAACTATTAATTGTGGTGGCTGCTGATCTTGCAAAACGTAGAAAAGAAAGAGGACTTAAATTAAACCATCCGGAAGCTATCGCTTATATTACTTATGAAGTGCTCGAAGGCGCACGTGATGGAAAAACAGTTGCTGAACTGATGGAGTTTGGAGCAACGATTTTAACACGTGAAGATGTAATGGAAGGGATTCCTGAAATGATTCACGATATTCAAGTGGAAGCTACTTTCCCTGATGGTACTAAATTGGTAACAATACACAGTCCAATTCGCTAA